Proteins encoded in a region of the Desulfobotulus mexicanus genome:
- a CDS encoding BRO-N domain-containing protein has product MDTAVQVFENREFGQVRIKDIHGENWFVLADILRAIDTSTPPHVAKASLSEVFGDGGIAVTPIPDALGRIQESTIISEPAMTYLVAQSRTETAKKLNRWIHGDILPSIRRTGAYQIPRNEHPLKILIQQDFWAAECVADMLRVSDDSRLALCYAIYDHHGLDKSVLPQYTEAPRQRMSASALLKKHNVDMSTIKFNQLMVNNGMLEERERTGASGAVRKFKNLTDLGLAFGENMVSPQNPRETHPMYYEDAFEDLLMTLTMGKSQEP; this is encoded by the coding sequence ATGGATACAGCGGTACAGGTTTTTGAAAATCGGGAGTTTGGGCAGGTAAGGATTAAGGACATCCACGGGGAAAATTGGTTTGTTCTGGCGGACATACTGAGGGCCATAGACACAAGCACGCCGCCGCATGTTGCAAAGGCATCCCTGTCAGAGGTTTTCGGAGATGGGGGAATTGCTGTTACCCCCATCCCGGATGCCCTCGGAAGAATCCAGGAGTCCACCATCATCAGCGAGCCCGCCATGACCTACCTTGTGGCCCAGAGCCGTACCGAAACGGCAAAAAAGCTGAACAGGTGGATTCACGGGGATATCCTTCCCTCCATCCGACGCACCGGGGCATATCAGATCCCCCGCAACGAGCACCCCCTCAAAATCCTGATCCAGCAGGATTTTTGGGCAGCGGAATGTGTTGCCGACATGCTCCGGGTTTCCGATGACTCCCGGCTGGCCCTTTGTTATGCCATCTATGACCACCATGGTCTGGATAAATCTGTACTGCCCCAGTACACGGAAGCACCCCGCCAGCGCATGTCCGCATCGGCCCTTTTAAAAAAACACAACGTGGACATGAGCACCATCAAATTTAATCAGCTCATGGTGAACAATGGGATGCTGGAGGAGCGGGAGCGCACCGGAGCCAGTGGGGCGGTCAGAAAATTCAAGAACCTCACGGATCTGGGTCTGGCTTTCGGCGAGAATATGGTTTCCCCGCAAAACCCCAGAGAAACCCATCCCATGTATTATGAGGATGCCTTTGAGGATCTTCTCATGACCCTGACCATGGGGAAGTCCCAGGAGCCTTGA